A window of Synechococcus sp. WH 8109 genomic DNA:
CATGGGGGCATCCAGGGTCTGACCGCTGCCGGTGACCTCAGCAAAGGCCAAGCGCTCCGCCACGTTGACGGCGGGTTCAAAGAAGGACGCCACCCCCTGCATCAGGTTCATCAGGACGGGCTGCACCCGAAACACACGGGCTGTCTTGCCACTGCAGCGTTCACAGAGCTGCACCAGTTCGCCGGTGTTCCAGGCCTTGGGACCAACAACTGGGTAGGTGCCACGCACGGTTTCCTCCCGCTCGAGTGCCGCGACGGCGAAGCGGGCCATGTCCTGGGTGTTCATGTAGGCAATGGCCGTGGGGCTGCCACTGACCCACACCGTCTGGCTCTCCAGAACAGGGATGGCGAACTGACTGATCACTCCCTGCATGAAGGCGGCACCTTGCAGGATCGTGTAGTCAAAATCCGACGACTCAAGCAGCTTCTCTGTGCAGGCCTTGATGTCCATCAAAGGAACCTCGCGGTGCTGATGCGCACCCAGCAGCGAGAGAAAGACAAAACGCTTCACCCCTGCTCGCTCACAGGCACGAAGTAGATTGAGCTTTCCTTCCCAATCCGTTTCGTAGATGCTGCGAGGGTCGTTGGGGCGACTGGTGGATGCATCGATCACGGCATCCATGCCCTCAAGGGCGTAATCGAGGCTGTCGGGCTCCAACAGGTCACCCCGGGTCAGCTCACAACCCCATTCCTGCAGAAAGGCAGCCTTCCGGGGGGTCCGCACCATGCAGCGCACTTGGTGGCCGGCATCAAGAGCACGACGGGCGACCTGTCGTCCCAGGGTGCCGGTGCCACCCACCACAAGCACTTGCATCGGCGCCTTCCTCACGAAGGGTGGAGCTTAATGGCCCCGGT
This region includes:
- a CDS encoding NAD(P)H-binding protein, with the translated sequence MQVLVVGGTGTLGRQVARRALDAGHQVRCMVRTPRKAAFLQEWGCELTRGDLLEPDSLDYALEGMDAVIDASTSRPNDPRSIYETDWEGKLNLLRACERAGVKRFVFLSLLGAHQHREVPLMDIKACTEKLLESSDFDYTILQGAAFMQGVISQFAIPVLESQTVWVSGSPTAIAYMNTQDMARFAVAALEREETVRGTYPVVGPKAWNTGELVQLCERCSGKTARVFRVQPVLMNLMQGVASFFEPAVNVAERLAFAEVTGSGQTLDAPMQNSYAAFGLEASETTDMEGYIGEYYDTILKRLREMEADLDKDAKKKLPF